A DNA window from Leptospira selangorensis contains the following coding sequences:
- a CDS encoding GMC oxidoreductase, which translates to MKSYEAIIIGTGFGGSINACRLSKKWPGKVLVLERGKEYPKGSFPRSPEGMSKNFWNIPEEGHIPRSSKFKRAGRQTGLFDIRNYPKIDVVLSAGLGGGSLIYANVFLEPPDHIFDHRWPETIKKKHLKPYYKIVKDILGSRPIPDTAEDRRKVVRTELYENFAKHESRVSKRADINVFFGNDFKKPTPIGVQEKNRFGAIQTSCTYCAECDVGCNTHSKNTLDLNYLFVARNSNKAEIKTEHLATKIVPLNSKGEEDPSKSGEHGYRVHYLNLQDGKTSESFADTKRIVVSAGTLGSTELLLKCKTKFKTLTKISDKLGTQFSGNGDFLSFAAKGKKPADPNYGPVITQYTDYNLFSGFDSKKAFLLEDASYPVFASYFVSGALPIVFKLKYIFHFIGELFKSIISGKIFGRVGFLLSEALKGDLSYTSAVLLCMGIDTSDGKMYLDKKGNLQIQWPQKENLTLYNTIMDVNKRFAKFTDAKTRFPMPTYSWPVRNNVTVHPLGGCVLGTSANAGVCSSDPKTFGKVFGYEGLYVADGSLLPTAVGANPSMTISALSEMVAEGITGKKPNASLR; encoded by the coding sequence AAAAACTTTTGGAATATTCCGGAAGAAGGTCATATTCCTAGATCTTCCAAATTCAAAAGAGCAGGTAGACAAACCGGATTATTCGATATTCGTAATTATCCGAAAATAGATGTGGTCCTTTCCGCCGGTTTAGGCGGAGGTTCTTTGATATATGCAAACGTGTTTTTGGAACCGCCTGATCATATTTTCGATCATCGCTGGCCTGAAACTATTAAAAAGAAACATTTAAAACCTTATTATAAAATAGTAAAAGATATCTTGGGCTCAAGGCCCATTCCGGATACCGCAGAAGATAGACGTAAAGTAGTTCGCACTGAATTATACGAAAATTTTGCGAAACATGAATCCAGAGTTTCTAAAAGAGCGGACATTAACGTATTCTTCGGTAACGATTTTAAGAAACCGACTCCTATTGGAGTTCAGGAAAAAAACCGTTTTGGAGCGATCCAAACTTCCTGTACGTATTGCGCGGAATGTGATGTAGGATGTAATACACATTCTAAAAATACTCTGGATCTGAATTATCTTTTTGTAGCTAGGAATTCCAACAAGGCTGAGATCAAGACTGAACATCTTGCTACTAAAATTGTTCCTTTGAATAGTAAAGGAGAAGAGGATCCTTCCAAATCGGGGGAACACGGTTATAGGGTTCATTATCTGAATTTGCAAGATGGAAAAACTTCCGAGTCTTTTGCGGATACAAAACGTATCGTGGTTTCCGCAGGAACTTTGGGGTCTACGGAACTTTTACTTAAATGTAAAACTAAGTTTAAGACCTTAACTAAAATTTCGGATAAACTGGGGACACAATTCTCAGGCAACGGCGATTTTCTTTCTTTTGCTGCCAAAGGGAAGAAACCTGCAGATCCGAATTATGGTCCGGTGATCACTCAATATACGGACTATAATTTATTCTCCGGTTTCGATTCTAAAAAAGCGTTCTTGCTGGAAGATGCAAGTTATCCGGTATTCGCTTCTTATTTCGTTTCAGGTGCACTCCCTATCGTTTTCAAATTAAAGTATATTTTTCATTTTATTGGAGAACTGTTCAAGAGTATCATCAGCGGGAAAATTTTCGGCAGAGTAGGATTTCTTTTAAGTGAAGCTTTGAAAGGGGATCTTTCTTACACTTCTGCGGTTCTTCTTTGTATGGGGATAGATACTTCGGACGGGAAGATGTATCTGGATAAAAAAGGAAATCTTCAGATACAGTGGCCTCAAAAAGAGAATCTAACACTTTATAATACCATAATGGATGTGAACAAAAGGTTCGCGAAATTCACCGACGCAAAGACAAGATTCCCAATGCCGACTTATTCTTGGCCGGTCCGAAATAACGTTACTGTTCACCCTCTAGGTGGTTGCGTTTTGGGAACTTCCGCGAATGCGGGAGTTTGTTCTTCGGACCCTAAAACTTTCGGTAAGGTTTTCGGTTACGAAGGTTTGTACGTCGCGGATGGCAGTTTATTGCCAACCGCAGTTGGTGCTAACCCTTCTATGACTATTTCCGCTCTTTCGGAAATGGTAGCGGAAGGAATTACAGGCAAGAAGCCGAATGCAAGTTTAAGGTAG
- a CDS encoding alpha/beta hydrolase, with protein MATATKNKSKKNASKSKLGKTGVSSHPVSLEFTEEMKGFVSMPGSFNYQEDYSAGKKAGNYLMFHLTIRVNDTQFFVYDPDETGEAIGWVECQPLGGRFEVEKGVFHCFVDYGKPSANEKHMKYRLFLKNKAGKKITLNGFKKVVDDGILNIWRDTSTLYTTVYEGYVDEKAEPKAKVLAKGILHILEKDFIKQMTTFKSNGRTFSERKDALFRFGELFMGNLWEIYGAQFRKAEPELWRERDIPVFTLDGVKNSKITFHPFTTDDKISLNLVRFQKKESKDVVILMHGLTTSTDMFVMPEHKNLVTYLHENGFTDVWSFDWRGSLRFNYNLFPHRYTLDDIALYDVPAALKVVKDAVGSGKRIHFVVHCVGSISFFMSLFAGKIDGVTSVVSNSVSLTPNVPTWSKIKLAFSPFLMESVFRFPNVNPRWYYLPGLASGKLLSRFVSLFHHECDEPACHMLSLMWGTGWPACYEHANLPDITHRRVGDLFGATSMNYYRHIRKAVGRKAMIKFRPTDGRYDSLPNNYLDKASEVKTPVLFMTGDQNKVFKDSNIIAYETLNRLNPGNKNELFIAEGYGHQDTLMGKKSDKDVFPRIVEFLRKNSNGVKKG; from the coding sequence TTGGCTACAGCGACGAAAAATAAATCAAAAAAAAATGCGAGTAAATCTAAGTTAGGCAAAACAGGAGTCAGTTCTCATCCGGTAAGTTTAGAATTTACCGAGGAAATGAAAGGTTTCGTTTCCATGCCTGGATCTTTTAATTATCAGGAAGATTATTCTGCGGGGAAGAAGGCAGGGAACTATCTGATGTTTCACTTAACGATCCGCGTGAATGATACTCAATTTTTTGTGTATGATCCGGATGAGACCGGCGAGGCTATCGGTTGGGTAGAATGCCAGCCTTTAGGCGGAAGATTCGAAGTAGAAAAAGGGGTCTTCCATTGTTTCGTGGATTATGGAAAACCTTCTGCCAACGAAAAACATATGAAATACCGTTTGTTCTTAAAGAACAAAGCAGGTAAGAAGATCACCTTAAACGGATTTAAGAAAGTGGTAGATGACGGTATTTTAAATATCTGGAGAGATACTTCTACACTTTATACTACCGTATACGAAGGATATGTAGATGAAAAAGCGGAGCCTAAAGCTAAGGTCCTTGCTAAAGGTATCTTACATATATTAGAAAAAGATTTTATTAAACAGATGACCACCTTCAAATCCAATGGCCGCACTTTTTCGGAAAGAAAAGACGCATTGTTCAGATTCGGTGAATTGTTCATGGGAAATCTCTGGGAAATTTACGGGGCCCAATTCAGAAAAGCGGAACCTGAGTTATGGAGAGAAAGAGATATTCCTGTATTCACTTTGGACGGGGTCAAAAATTCTAAGATCACTTTCCATCCATTCACTACCGATGATAAAATTTCACTGAATCTAGTTCGTTTTCAGAAGAAGGAGAGTAAGGATGTTGTAATCCTTATGCACGGGCTTACTACTTCTACAGATATGTTTGTTATGCCTGAGCATAAAAATCTTGTAACCTATCTGCATGAGAACGGATTTACCGATGTTTGGAGTTTCGACTGGAGGGGAAGTTTACGTTTTAATTATAATCTTTTTCCTCATAGATATACTTTAGATGATATCGCTCTCTATGATGTGCCGGCAGCTTTGAAAGTAGTAAAGGATGCAGTGGGTTCCGGGAAACGGATCCACTTTGTTGTTCATTGTGTCGGATCTATCTCCTTCTTCATGAGTTTGTTTGCAGGAAAGATTGATGGAGTGACTAGCGTCGTATCCAATAGTGTCTCTCTCACTCCTAATGTTCCGACTTGGTCTAAGATTAAATTGGCATTTTCTCCTTTTTTGATGGAGTCCGTTTTTAGATTCCCGAATGTAAACCCTCGTTGGTATTATCTGCCTGGTTTGGCTTCCGGAAAGTTACTCTCCAGATTCGTAAGCCTTTTTCATCATGAATGCGATGAACCTGCTTGCCATATGCTGAGTTTGATGTGGGGGACAGGATGGCCTGCTTGTTATGAGCACGCGAATCTTCCTGATATTACTCATAGAAGGGTAGGTGATTTGTTCGGGGCAACTTCTATGAACTATTATCGACATATCAGGAAAGCTGTGGGTCGAAAAGCTATGATCAAGTTTAGACCTACAGATGGTCGCTATGATTCTTTGCCTAATAATTATCTAGATAAGGCATCCGAGGTCAAAACTCCTGTGTTATTTATGACCGGGGACCAGAATAAAGTATTCAAAGATTCTAATATTATTGCTTATGAAACATTGAATCGTTTGAATCCGGGAAATAAAAACGAACTGTTCATCGCCGAGGGTTATGGCCATCAGGATACTCTGATGGGGAAAAAAAGCGATAAGGACGTGTTCCCTAGAATAGTGGAGTTCCTACGTAAGAATTCCAACGGAGTGAAAAAAGGATAA
- a CDS encoding SDR family NAD(P)-dependent oxidoreductase gives MSKENRPVVFLTGAAGGIGRETASLLSEKGYLLFLTDLQKQSADLKKFADSLGKDHIVFPCDISKAADSEKAIKECVKQFGKIDVLVNNAGIMRPSKFEDLTQDEIDEQIEINIIGTIRLTKLGMPSLKKSQGKLVILSSLAGIVPAPHHSIYSATKFALRGFALSLYLEWKEIGIRVSSILPGTIQSPMTKYMASRDSSPMAYINPPLPPSVVAKAIWKAIKTDKAEIYVPYSQGLLARVALLFPSLLSLIYPIMAKKGVRNFESWKRKGVFD, from the coding sequence ATGTCTAAAGAAAACCGACCAGTCGTTTTTCTAACAGGAGCAGCTGGAGGGATCGGCAGAGAAACTGCGTCCCTTCTCTCCGAAAAAGGGTATCTTCTCTTTTTAACCGATTTGCAGAAACAATCTGCAGATCTGAAAAAGTTCGCTGATTCATTAGGAAAAGATCATATTGTTTTTCCTTGTGATATCTCTAAGGCCGCTGATTCGGAAAAAGCGATCAAAGAATGTGTAAAACAGTTCGGAAAGATCGATGTGCTTGTGAACAATGCGGGAATTATGAGACCTTCTAAGTTTGAAGATCTCACCCAAGACGAGATAGACGAACAAATAGAAATTAATATTATCGGCACCATTCGATTGACTAAATTGGGGATGCCTTCTCTTAAAAAATCGCAAGGTAAATTAGTGATCTTATCCTCTTTAGCCGGGATTGTTCCGGCACCTCATCATTCTATTTATAGTGCGACTAAATTTGCACTTAGAGGTTTTGCTTTAAGTTTATATTTGGAATGGAAAGAGATAGGTATACGTGTTAGTTCCATTTTGCCTGGAACCATTCAGTCTCCTATGACCAAGTATATGGCGTCTAGAGATAGTTCTCCTATGGCTTATATCAATCCACCTTTACCACCTTCTGTGGTGGCAAAGGCTATTTGGAAAGCGATCAAAACGGATAAGGCCGAGATCTATGTTCCGTATTCTCAAGGATTACTGGCTAGAGTTGCGTTATTATTCCCTTCTTTATTGTCTTTGATCTATCCGATCATGGCCAAAAAAGGAGTTCGAAATTTCGAATCATGGAAGAGAAAAGGAGTTTTTGACTGA
- a CDS encoding SRPBCC domain-containing protein → MNPQTIVTSIEIQASPEKIWSIFTDFSKFPSWNPFLKRILGKPVQDGTIIVFDYYFTGVYLPTKALIYELANSKSISWKGAFPLFFKYMFAGDHRFTFEKITPGRTKFSHTAILTGIMPNVFSSHIQTAVRNSHIKMNQKLKELSEDNF, encoded by the coding sequence ATGAATCCTCAAACAATCGTCACCTCGATAGAAATCCAGGCATCTCCCGAAAAAATTTGGAGTATTTTTACCGACTTCTCCAAGTTTCCTTCCTGGAACCCTTTCTTAAAAAGGATTCTCGGCAAACCGGTGCAAGACGGAACGATTATTGTTTTCGATTATTATTTCACGGGAGTGTATCTGCCCACCAAGGCATTGATATACGAACTCGCCAATTCTAAATCCATATCTTGGAAAGGTGCCTTTCCGCTCTTTTTCAAATACATGTTTGCCGGAGATCATCGTTTCACTTTCGAAAAGATCACCCCTGGTCGCACCAAATTCAGTCACACTGCAATCTTAACCGGGATTATGCCTAATGTATTTAGTTCGCATATCCAAACCGCAGTGCGTAATTCACATATAAAAATGAATCAAAAATTAAAAGAGTTAAGCGAAGATAATTTCTAA
- a CDS encoding 7TM diverse intracellular signaling domain-containing protein: MNCKSFILYIAFIALFASSSLSAEDKIHVSKDIERLPLGKSVYYLEDPERKLTFEDISKPDVGSKFIKSDKDSLDFGQLNYNYWFRLTFENDTPESVSKLVEINYSNIDIAQFYKPNSDGTYSKEESGMLFPFSARSFKNRNFVYQIELEPGQQKTYYLMTWTSGGLNIPLTLWDKETFSQYNADVQHGLGLYYGVMIVMILYNIFIFFSVRDVSYFYYVSYILGFLGIQLVLTGHGFQYLWPAFPFLQRNFYVVFTGICMASVLLFTKRFLNTKDNVPKWLDKSMKILIVAHGFITLTPLVLPPEITVKLALLLTLPVLIFIPTATVISFLKKFRPARYFLLAFTVLTVSGTVVVLRFINVLGSTFLTEYGLYLGSTMEVILLSIALADRINIMKKEKEEAQAKTLEMQKILTESYARFVPKDFLANLGKDSILDVRLGDQIQKEMAVLFSDIRSFTTLSEQMTPAENFNFINSYLSRMSPIIQRHNGFIDKFIGDAIMALFQRNVIDAVSAGVEMQRYLKEYNEHRNRQGYIPIQIGVGIHSGSLMLGTIGAEERLEGTVISDTVNLASRIESLTKVYGSRIAVSESAIEEVKKYGKFHFRFLDRVKVKGKQKPVSVYEVFDGDEPQHQDLKLKTKESYEKGVKAFYSNSFEEAKQQFENVISIFPDDKATQLYLKRLYPVTHDRKLEEVEE, translated from the coding sequence ATGAATTGTAAAAGTTTTATTCTCTATATCGCTTTCATTGCGTTATTCGCAAGTTCTTCTTTGTCTGCAGAAGATAAGATCCACGTTAGTAAAGATATTGAAAGATTACCTTTGGGTAAATCGGTCTATTATCTGGAAGATCCGGAAAGAAAATTAACGTTCGAAGATATTTCGAAGCCGGATGTTGGATCCAAGTTCATTAAATCCGACAAAGATTCATTAGATTTTGGTCAATTAAATTATAATTATTGGTTTCGGCTAACTTTCGAGAACGATACTCCGGAGTCGGTTTCGAAACTAGTGGAGATCAACTACAGCAATATAGATATAGCACAATTTTATAAACCGAATTCCGACGGCACTTATTCTAAAGAAGAGAGCGGGATGCTTTTTCCTTTTTCTGCCAGAAGTTTTAAGAACAGGAACTTCGTTTATCAGATAGAATTGGAACCAGGACAACAAAAAACTTATTATTTAATGACTTGGACCAGTGGTGGGCTGAATATTCCGCTTACTCTTTGGGACAAGGAAACATTCTCCCAATACAATGCGGACGTTCAACATGGTTTAGGTTTATATTATGGAGTGATGATAGTAATGATCCTCTATAATATTTTCATCTTCTTCTCCGTAAGAGATGTGAGTTATTTCTACTACGTATCTTATATTCTCGGTTTTTTAGGGATACAGTTGGTTCTTACCGGGCATGGATTCCAATATTTATGGCCGGCATTTCCTTTTTTACAAAGGAATTTTTACGTGGTTTTCACAGGTATCTGTATGGCCTCGGTTCTACTATTCACAAAAAGGTTTTTGAATACAAAGGATAATGTTCCTAAATGGTTAGATAAATCAATGAAGATACTGATTGTCGCTCATGGGTTTATTACTCTGACTCCTTTAGTTTTACCTCCCGAGATTACAGTAAAATTAGCGTTACTTTTGACCCTTCCTGTTCTGATCTTCATCCCGACTGCGACGGTGATCAGCTTTTTGAAAAAGTTCCGTCCCGCACGTTATTTCCTTTTGGCATTCACGGTTCTTACAGTTTCAGGAACAGTGGTAGTTCTTCGTTTTATTAATGTTTTAGGTTCTACCTTCTTAACCGAATACGGATTGTATCTTGGCTCTACAATGGAAGTCATTCTTCTTTCCATCGCCTTGGCGGATCGTATCAATATTATGAAGAAGGAAAAGGAAGAAGCCCAGGCAAAAACCTTGGAGATGCAAAAGATACTTACGGAGTCTTATGCTAGATTTGTTCCAAAAGACTTTTTAGCCAATTTAGGGAAAGACTCCATCTTGGATGTGAGGCTCGGCGATCAGATCCAGAAAGAGATGGCAGTTCTATTCAGTGATATTCGCTCCTTTACCACATTATCCGAACAGATGACTCCTGCTGAGAATTTCAATTTTATCAATTCTTACTTAAGTAGGATGAGCCCGATTATCCAACGACATAATGGATTTATAGATAAGTTTATCGGCGACGCGATCATGGCCCTATTTCAAAGAAACGTAATAGATGCCGTTTCCGCAGGTGTGGAAATGCAAAGGTATTTGAAAGAATATAACGAACACAGGAATCGCCAAGGTTATATTCCTATTCAGATCGGAGTCGGGATACATTCAGGATCTTTAATGCTCGGAACAATCGGAGCGGAAGAAAGGTTAGAAGGTACCGTAATTTCAGACACAGTCAACCTTGCTTCTCGGATCGAAAGTCTCACTAAAGTATACGGTTCTAGGATCGCAGTCAGTGAAAGTGCGATTGAAGAAGTGAAAAAATACGGTAAATTCCATTTTCGCTTCTTGGACAGAGTAAAAGTCAAAGGTAAACAAAAACCTGTTTCCGTTTATGAAGTGTTCGACGGGGACGAGCCTCAACACCAAGATCTGAAATTAAAAACCAAAGAATCCTATGAAAAAGGCGTGAAAGCGTTTTACTCTAACTCATTCGAGGAGGCAAAACAACAGTTTGAGAATGTAATCTCCATCTTCCCGGATGATAAGGCTACACAACTCTACTTAAAACGTTTGTACCCTGTAACTCATGATCGGAAGTTAGAAGAAGTAGAAGAATAA
- a CDS encoding 7TM diverse intracellular signaling domain-containing protein has translation MFSEEAIPLSSQVERKRISTEVYFLEDPNKGLGIEKVSSLEYSGKFKKSDMDPLNFGQTNFDYWIRITLKNPEKTQIRKILEIDYTNIDRVDFFAEDISGKQELINSSGMAFPYPVRKVNHRNFIYTLDFKPEQIRTFYLKLNTSGGLVFPLIVWNPETFYHHNADIHLGLGLYYGIMCVMILYHLLIFLSTRDISYLFFVTNIFGFFGIQLVLTGHGFQYLWSEHPDLQRNLYVVFTGICMSSLVLFAQKFLNTEENINRNLNYSLHFTWVLHALLIFSPLFLPPEFTVKVSLALSILAPSLVLIAASICFFKNYRPARYFLLAFSFLCISGMFVVLKFANLVGVSNWADDGLYIGSSMSALIFSFALADKINILKKEKEDAQRKIFEAQKENLEMQKTLNDSLETLVIERTKTIEEQKLDIEAKAKLIEKDLAIAGKIQFSLLPSILPKAHNVRIAYRCIPMLHVGGDFVDLISDRTGRALGIFICDVTGHGTGAAMVAAMVKMALADWSDYLSDPGYMLAKMRAQLMGKLNGNFVTATMITFYPESGRILIANAGHPEAILIRKSNGKHETYRPTGIAINEFLSTPNYQTLKTELSKGDKLILYTDGLPEARSREGDFYGDDRFLDLLKNFSELEPELFCNSVIGKIQHFTQEEQSSHDDMAMVVLEYLG, from the coding sequence TTGTTTTCGGAGGAGGCCATTCCTTTATCTTCCCAGGTAGAACGTAAAAGAATTAGTACTGAGGTCTATTTTTTAGAAGATCCTAATAAGGGTCTTGGGATAGAGAAGGTCTCCTCCTTAGAGTATTCCGGAAAATTCAAAAAATCGGATATGGATCCTTTGAATTTCGGACAGACTAACTTCGATTATTGGATCAGGATTACCCTTAAAAACCCAGAAAAGACACAGATCCGAAAAATTTTAGAAATAGATTATACGAATATAGATCGAGTGGATTTTTTTGCAGAAGATATATCCGGCAAACAAGAGTTAATCAATTCGAGTGGGATGGCTTTTCCTTATCCTGTTCGAAAAGTAAATCACAGAAATTTTATCTATACTTTGGATTTTAAACCGGAGCAGATCCGTACTTTTTATCTGAAGTTAAACACAAGCGGTGGTTTGGTTTTCCCACTGATCGTATGGAACCCGGAGACCTTCTATCATCATAACGCCGATATTCATTTAGGTCTTGGATTGTATTATGGGATCATGTGCGTGATGATCCTTTATCATTTGTTGATATTCTTATCCACTCGAGATATCAGTTATCTATTTTTTGTGACCAATATTTTCGGATTTTTCGGGATACAATTGGTACTTACCGGTCATGGATTCCAATATTTATGGTCGGAACATCCGGATTTACAGAGGAATTTATACGTAGTCTTCACTGGAATATGTATGTCCTCTTTGGTATTGTTCGCCCAAAAGTTTTTGAATACGGAAGAGAATATAAATCGTAATCTGAATTATTCTCTTCATTTTACTTGGGTGCTTCATGCTCTTCTAATATTCTCTCCTTTGTTTTTGCCTCCTGAATTTACGGTAAAAGTAAGTTTGGCTCTGAGTATTCTTGCTCCTTCTTTAGTTTTGATCGCTGCTTCTATTTGCTTTTTCAAAAATTATAGACCGGCCAGATACTTTCTATTGGCGTTTAGCTTCTTATGTATCTCCGGAATGTTCGTGGTTTTAAAATTCGCGAACTTGGTCGGAGTTTCCAATTGGGCAGATGATGGATTGTATATAGGCTCTTCTATGTCCGCATTGATATTCTCATTTGCGTTAGCAGATAAGATCAATATTCTCAAAAAAGAAAAAGAAGATGCACAACGTAAGATTTTCGAAGCGCAAAAAGAAAATCTGGAAATGCAGAAAACTCTGAACGATTCTTTGGAAACCTTAGTGATAGAAAGGACCAAGACGATAGAAGAGCAAAAACTGGATATAGAAGCTAAGGCGAAATTGATCGAGAAGGACCTTGCTATCGCCGGGAAGATCCAATTTTCACTTCTTCCTTCTATTCTTCCAAAAGCACATAATGTAAGAATTGCATATAGATGTATTCCGATGTTGCATGTAGGTGGGGACTTTGTAGATCTGATCTCCGATAGAACAGGTAGAGCTCTTGGAATATTTATCTGTGATGTGACCGGACATGGGACGGGTGCCGCTATGGTCGCTGCAATGGTAAAGATGGCCCTTGCAGATTGGTCCGATTATTTAAGCGATCCAGGATACATGCTCGCAAAAATGAGAGCCCAACTTATGGGAAAACTGAACGGAAATTTTGTGACAGCTACTATGATCACATTCTATCCCGAATCAGGAAGGATCTTAATTGCAAATGCAGGTCATCCGGAAGCGATATTGATCCGTAAATCAAACGGAAAACATGAGACCTATCGCCCTACCGGGATTGCGATCAATGAGTTCTTATCCACACCGAATTACCAAACCTTAAAAACTGAATTATCTAAAGGTGATAAACTCATTCTATACACCGACGGTCTTCCGGAAGCAAGATCCAGAGAGGGAGACTTTTATGGGGATGATAGATTTTTAGATCTGCTCAAAAATTTTTCCGAATTAGAGCCTGAACTTTTTTGTAACTCAGTGATCGGGAAGATCCAACATTTCACTCAAGAAGAACAAAGTTCTCATGACGACATGGCAATGGTCGTTTTAGAATATCTAGGCTAA
- a CDS encoding cyclic nucleotide-gated ion channel encodes MISSNNRVRVYWDLLVFVCIFWASLESPLRIVISYDQNLLLTGVYFFIDSVFALDIVWNCITPEYKEGKWIVLRSEVIRDYLKSWFIIDLIAAVPFEYATLKIFGLQQSQYPYLYLILGVTRILKVFRISDILHRINLAFQPTPGILRLVLFAFWVTLVAHWCAVGWLYMDNLQDYQTGQSEYIKALYWTVTTIATVGYGDITPSTDLQRIYTIFVMMLGAGVYATVIGNIASILGNLDLAKAAQMKKMAQVDSFLKARSIPPDMRRRVRDYYMYIIDRGWGEDESLLLNDLPLSLRKEVKIQLHRSLLEKVPFLKGADPALVASLVFSLKPTIFLKGDTVFKRGEKGDSLYILSEGSVDILGSDDKTVLLNLQEGQFFGELALVTEEPRSATVRATSTCEIYTLSKSDFDHSLERFSEFRSAIEKSVSNLKK; translated from the coding sequence ATGATAAGCTCAAATAATCGCGTTAGAGTATATTGGGATCTACTTGTATTCGTCTGTATATTTTGGGCTTCTTTAGAATCTCCTCTTAGGATCGTTATTTCTTATGATCAGAATCTTCTCCTTACCGGTGTTTATTTCTTTATAGATTCGGTCTTTGCATTAGATATCGTTTGGAATTGTATCACCCCTGAATATAAGGAAGGGAAATGGATCGTTCTAAGATCCGAAGTGATCCGCGATTATTTAAAGTCTTGGTTTATTATAGATTTGATCGCGGCAGTACCTTTCGAATACGCCACGCTTAAAATTTTCGGGTTACAACAATCCCAATATCCTTATCTATATCTCATTTTAGGCGTAACCCGGATCTTAAAAGTATTTCGAATCTCAGATATACTTCATAGGATCAATCTGGCTTTCCAGCCCACTCCTGGGATCTTAAGACTGGTACTTTTTGCCTTTTGGGTCACATTAGTCGCTCATTGGTGCGCGGTTGGCTGGTTGTATATGGATAATCTTCAGGATTACCAGACAGGTCAGTCTGAATATATTAAAGCCTTGTATTGGACCGTGACTACCATCGCCACTGTGGGTTATGGAGACATTACTCCTTCTACCGATTTGCAAAGAATATATACAATATTCGTAATGATGTTAGGAGCCGGTGTATATGCAACTGTTATCGGTAATATCGCAAGCATATTAGGGAATCTTGATCTGGCTAAGGCAGCTCAGATGAAGAAGATGGCCCAAGTGGATTCATTCCTGAAGGCAAGGAGTATTCCGCCGGATATGCGTAGAAGAGTGAGAGATTATTATATGTATATCATAGATAGAGGATGGGGAGAAGATGAAAGTCTACTTTTGAACGACCTCCCTCTGTCTTTAAGAAAAGAAGTAAAGATACAATTGCATCGGAGTTTATTGGAGAAGGTCCCTTTCTTGAAAGGTGCTGATCCCGCTTTGGTGGCAAGTCTTGTTTTTTCTTTAAAACCTACGATCTTTTTGAAAGGAGACACAGTTTTTAAAAGAGGAGAGAAGGGTGACAGTCTTTACATTCTAAGCGAAGGTTCTGTCGACATATTAGGCTCCGATGATAAAACCGTTTTGTTAAATTTACAAGAAGGACAGTTTTTCGGAGAATTGGCCTTGGTAACTGAAGAGCCAAGATCTGCAACAGTTCGAGCTACGAGTACCTGTGAAATTTATACTTTAAGTAAGTCAGATTTCGATCATTCATTGGAAAGATTTTCGGAATTCAGATCCGCTATAGAAAAATCCGTTTCTAATTTGAAAAAGTAA
- a CDS encoding DUF1761 domain-containing protein has translation MLPVIPLNYLAILVGVLANVVIGFLWFGPIFGKVWAKEMGYENMEPDTKAMMKSMGLMIIGSFLTAYVLAHSLFVWKPSSWNLPGDGPAWMYGAYAAFYTWLGFYIPMLLGSIAWESKSWRLFFINAGYNLVSLAAIGLILAVWPA, from the coding sequence ATGTTACCGGTAATACCGTTAAATTATTTAGCGATTTTGGTTGGAGTTCTTGCAAACGTGGTGATCGGATTTCTTTGGTTCGGTCCGATCTTCGGCAAGGTCTGGGCGAAAGAAATGGGTTACGAAAATATGGAACCCGACACTAAGGCGATGATGAAATCTATGGGTCTCATGATCATCGGTTCTTTTTTAACAGCGTACGTTTTAGCTCATAGTTTATTTGTTTGGAAACCTTCTTCTTGGAATCTTCCTGGAGATGGACCTGCTTGGATGTATGGAGCTTATGCTGCATTCTATACTTGGTTAGGTTTTTATATACCGATGCTTTTAGGCTCTATCGCTTGGGAATCAAAATCATGGAGATTGTTTTTTATCAATGCAGGATATAATTTGGTTTCTTTAGCAGCTATCGGTCTTATCCTCGCTGTTTGGCCTGCTTAA